The stretch of DNA AGACGCGTTGCACGCGACGCGTGCGGCTGTCGAAGAGGGCATCCTCCCCGGCGGCGGCGTCGCGCTACTCCGCTGCAAAGAGGCCGTTGAGGCCGCTCGTTCGTCCGCCAAGGGTGACGAGAAGATCGGCGTCAACATCGTGCTGGGCGTCCTCGACGCCCCGCTAAAGCAGATCGCCGCCAACGGCGGCCTGCACGGCAGCGTGATCGCCGACGAGGTCGCTCAGAAGGGCAAGAACATCGGCTACGACGCCAATGCCGGCGAGTACGTCGACATGTTCAAGGCGGGCATTATCGACCCGGCCAAGGTTGTGAAGACGGCCATCACCAACGCCGCCTCGATCGCCGGCCTCCTGCTGACGACCGAAGCCCTGGTCACCAACTACGACTCGCACGACGACGCCAAGCGCGGCGTGATGGGCAGCATCCGCTGACCCCGTGACGCTCGTAACGACCGTAACGCCGGGCCACCGCCGCAAGGGCGCGTGGCCCGGTTCGCTAGACAGGAAGATGGGGAACCACAGATGAACACGGATAAACGTTGATGTTTTGTGGGAGGCGTCTGGAGACGCCTCCCACAGGTCGGCTTTTTTTATCCGTGTTCATCTGTGTCCATCTGTGGTTCCAAACCACCAGCTTTGAATGGCTACGCAGCGAGACTACTACGAAGTGCTCGGCGTCTCCCGCGATGCGGACGGGACGACGATCGCCACGGCTTATCGCAAGTTGGCGATCAAGTACCACCCCGACAAGAACCCTGGTGACGAGGAGGCCATCGCGCGCTTCAAAGAATGCGCCGAGGCGTTCGAGGTCCTCAACGACGCCGAGAAGCGCTCGCGCTACGACCGCTTCGGTCATGCGGGCGTGAACGGCGCCGCGGGTGGGCGGCACGGGTTCAACGACGTCGAGGACATCTTCTCGGCGTTCGGCGACATCTTCGGCGATATGTTCGGCGGCGGCCGCGGCAGGACGCGCGTCCGGCAGGGCCGTGACGTCCGCTGCGACGTGACGCTCACGCTGCACGAAGCGGCCGAGGGGGTCACCAAGACCGTCGAGTTCCAACGCCACGAGCCCTGTGATGACTGCGACGGTTCGGGCGCGGCGCCGGGGAGCGAGCGGCAGACGTGCGGCTATTGCGCCGGCCACGGCCGCGTCGTGCAGTCGGCGGGCATTATCCGCATGCAGACGACGTGCCCGGCGTGCCACGGCGCCGGCAGCACCGTCAGCAAGCCCTGCCGCCCGTGCCGCGGCACGGGCCAACGACTCAAGAGCGTGCAGACCGAGGTCCGCATCCCGGCGGGCGTCGACGACGGCACGCGCGTGCGGATCACGGGTCATGGCGAGCCGAGCCCCGACGGGGGCCCGGCGGGCGATTGCTACTGCTTCATCAGCGTGCTCAGCCACCCGCTCTTCGAGCGCGAGGGGCAGCACCTCGTGGTGCGCGTGCCGATCAGCTACACGCAAGCGGCGCTGGGGTGCGAGCTCGAAGTGCCGACGCTCGACGGGCGCGACACGGTGACGCTGCCGCCGGGCACGCAGTCGGGCGACGTCTTCAAACTCGATG from Botrimarina mediterranea encodes:
- the dnaJ gene encoding molecular chaperone DnaJ, which encodes MATQRDYYEVLGVSRDADGTTIATAYRKLAIKYHPDKNPGDEEAIARFKECAEAFEVLNDAEKRSRYDRFGHAGVNGAAGGRHGFNDVEDIFSAFGDIFGDMFGGGRGRTRVRQGRDVRCDVTLTLHEAAEGVTKTVEFQRHEPCDDCDGSGAAPGSERQTCGYCAGHGRVVQSAGIIRMQTTCPACHGAGSTVSKPCRPCRGTGQRLKSVQTEVRIPAGVDDGTRVRITGHGEPSPDGGPAGDCYCFISVLSHPLFEREGQHLVVRVPISYTQAALGCELEVPTLDGRDTVTLPPGTQSGDVFKLDGRGMPDPRRHGLGDLLVQVMIEVPKKLAPDEERLLRELAGLEHKNVAPQRKSFFKQLKDYFVGEEEGDKTAPAGAKSSDK